Proteins encoded together in one Plectropomus leopardus isolate mb chromosome 19, YSFRI_Pleo_2.0, whole genome shotgun sequence window:
- the LOC121959206 gene encoding BTB/POZ domain-containing protein 17 yields MGKQAQIQVWMLILALCVHSGAALLQVSMLKVDLVQDGGAGGDTISHSLTLVQRLEALLVQGNGSDVSLRVETPSADEVKVIQAHSLVLSLQSPVFEEILLSRNSSTLVLKESSDCAAVFDKFIRYLYCGEISLRLDQATPLHKLATKYQVTGLQQGITQYMTQNLARDSLSGHVAGWYEYALQAGDVTLRDSCLQFMAWNLSSVLQSGEWVTISSQLLMSLLQRSDLILQSEMELFAALEAWIIQNEPDGLTAENALRAVRYAMMPPRELFRLQTQSSVLARYQESVRDLLYMSYQFHSASPLHMAKYFDVNCSLFMPRNYLSPVWGAPWIISNPSRDDRSTSFQTQLGPSGHDSSKRVTWNALFSPRWLPLSMRPMYTETGAMQPTRVEGGRPRIIITPATSSADFAGVNFQKTVLVMAQQQGKVVVKHVYNFHQSTEENGDFLAEADLYRRTSEYLIDSSLFLHIVVKPLYQTLITSKN; encoded by the exons ATGGGGAAACAAGCTCAGATCCAGGTTTGGATGCTGATTTTGGCCCTCTGCGTGCACTCTGGGGCCGCGCTGCTGCAGGTGA GCATGCTGAAAGTCGACTTGGTGCAGGACGGAGGCGCCGGCGGGGACACCATCAGCCACTCCCTGACGCTGGTGCAGCGCCTCGAGGCCCTGCTGGTTCAGGGGAACGGCAGCGACGTGTCGCTCAGGGTGGAGACGCCCAGTGCGGACGAGGTGAAGGTGATCCAGGCGCACTCGCTGGTGCTCTCCCTGCAGAGCCCCGTGTTTGAGGAGATCCTGCTGAGCCGCAACAGCAGCACGCTGGTCCTGAAGGAGAGCTCCGACTGCGCCGCCGTGTTCGACAAGTTCATCAG GTATCTGTACTGCGGAGAGATTTCTCTGCGTCTGGATCAGGCCACGCCCTTACACAAGCTGGCCACTAAGTACCAAGTGACGGGTCTGCAGCAGGGCATCACCCAGTACATGACCCAGAATCTGGCCCGGGACTCCTTGTCGGGCCACGTGGCGGGCTGGTACGAGTACGCCCTGCAGGCCGGGGACGTGACTCTGAGGGACAGCTGCCTTCAGTTCATGGCGTGGAACCTGTCGTCGGTGCTGCAGAGCGGGGAGTGGGTGACCATCAGCAGCCAGCTGCTCATGTCGCTGCTGCAGCGCTCCGACCTCATCCTGCAGAGCGAGATGGAGCTCTTTGCGGCGCTGGAGGCGTGGATTATTCAGAACGAGCCGGACGGGTTGACGGCCGAGAACGCCTTGAGAGCTGTGCGCTACGCCATGATGCCGCCGCGGGAGCTCTTCCGCCTGCAGACCCAGTCGTCAGTCTTGGCCCGCTATCAGGAGTCGGTGCGTGACCTGCTGTACATGTCCTACCAGTTTCACTCTGCGTCGCCGCTGCACATGGCCAAGTACTTTGACGTGAACTGCAGCCTCTTCATGCCGAGGAACTACCTCTCGCCGGTGTGGGGGGCGCCGTGGATCATCAGCAACCCTTCACGGGACGACCGCAGCACCAGCTTCCAGACCCAGCTGGGGCCCAGCGGTCATGACTCCAGCAAACGGGTGACTTGGAACGCACTTTTCTCGCCGCGCTGGTTACCCCTCAGCATGAGGCCGATGTACACGGAAACTGGCGCCATGCAGCCGACACGTGTGGAGGGAGGACGCCCTCGCATCATCATCACACCGGCTACGTCCAGCGCAGACTTCGCCGGGGTGAACTTCCAGAAGACGGTACTTGTGATGGCGCAGCAGCAGGGGAAAGTGGTGGTGAAACACGTCTACAACTTCCACCAGAGCACGGAGGAGAACGGCGACTTCTTGGCCGAAGCAGACCTATACCGCCGGACGTCTGAGTACCTCATCGACAGCTCGCTCTTCCTCCATATTGTGGTGAAGCCGCTGTACCAAACCCTCATAACCAGCAAGAACTGA